The nucleotide sequence NNNNNNNNNNNNNNNNNNNNNNNNNNNNNNNNNNNNNNNNNNNNNNNNNNNNNNNNNNNNNNNNNNNNNNNNNNNNNNNNNNNNNNNNNNNNNNNNNNNNNNNNNNNNNNNNNNNNNNNNNNNNNNNNNNNNNNNNNNNNNNNNNNNNNNNNNNNNNNNNNNNNNNNNNNNNNNNNNNNNNNNNNNNNNNNNNNNNNNNNNNNNNNNNNNNNNNNNNNNNNNNNNNNNNNNNNNNNNNNNNNNNNNNNNNNNNNNNNNNNNNNNNNNNNNNNNNNNNNNNNNNNNNNNNNNNNNNNNNNNNNNNNNNNNNNNNNNNNNNNNNNNNNNNNNNNNNNNNNNNNNNNNNNNNNNNNNNNNNNNNNNNNNNNNNNNNNNNNNNNNNNNNTGGCGAgaaaattttttcaaaaattttttggcgggaaaatatgtcggaaattttttggcgggaaaattttgtttttctttttattgaataaaataattttcatctaagggtaaaatggtcattaaaaattaaaagagggcaaaaataaaaatggccagaaaagagggtctttttgaaaagaggtatatcaaaaggggtatttttaacaaattatctTGTTTTATTGATACTATTGACAaaagtagatttttttattttaattgattgaaaTATCTTTAGAGAAATTaactagaatattacataaaagtaggtttattattAGAACAATACGTTTAGATCTTCAACTTTACTCAAACAATACAGAAAAGTTTTATATTACTTCTAAACCAggattgtgtgttttattacggtttatattatttataattaaatttggtcgcaaaaaaaacttgagatatTATGCTCTTGCTCTTGttttcctgtttttgtttttatttctttttgaattgatgtttgtttgatttttgtcacATCCTCCTTTACTCTGATTCTGCAAAAAAAGAATGGACTGTTGGATAAATTCTCTTAAGATGCAAGAAAAGAAGCTTCACTTCTCcaccaaataaaagtttcaatctttttttcttgttagggtttcctctctcttttctttgggATATTTCAATCGGAGGAGAGATATCAAAAAAATGATAGATTTCAGTCGAGTCCAGAAAGAGCTTCAAGATTGCAGCAGAGACAACGATTTTTTCGGATATCCGGGTCAGCCCGAAAGCCGATAATCTCACCCGACTCACCAGAACCATCCCTGGTCCTATCGGTACTCCTTACGAAGGCGGAACCTTTCAGATCGATATCACCATGCCAGGTCCGATCCCAAATTCTTCTACTTTAAGGCCTTTGATTGTGAAAATTCTAATACCCAGAACCTAGTTTTTGGGGATTATGTAGTTATTGGATTCACTTGATTTTGTTTCGATTGGTGTAGGAGttgagattttagggtttatgggtGTTTGATTTGTATTGTGTTGGTGTTCCTAATCGatctttctaaataaaaaattgcaGAAGGGTATCCATTTGAGCCTCCAACCAGAGTTTGGTAAGAAGATGTTGACTCTGATTCTTATGTTAATCATTTGCAAATTTTATGAATCTGTGTAGTTTTCTTATTGTGATTGATAAATGTGTAAGAGAACTTAAGCTTGGTACTACAGAAGTTCATATGAGCAAGGCCTCACTAGAGAAGATTCAACATCCGGGCTTTACTATGATTGTTCTGCGCACATGGTTTGGGTTGGAGAACGAACTCGCCAACTTGATGGTGCTCATGTTGAGTTTCTGAGGGGAATAGCTAACCCTCTTGGAATCAAGGTTCGTGATTATTATAACTGTGCTCTTTAGGATTATCAATTGCCTCAGTACAATGGATTTTTGTATGAGAAATCGTCAGATAGTGATTGGTGTACTTTGATGTAGGTGAGTGATAAAATGGTCCCTAGTGAACTGGTTAAGCTGATAGAGATACTAAACCCTCAGAACAAGNNNNNNNNNNNNNNNNNNNNNNNNNNNNNNNNNNNNNNNNNNNNNNNNNNNNNNNNNNNNNNNNNNNNNNNNNNNNNNNNNNNNNNNNNNNNNNNNNNNNNNNNNNNNNNNNNNNNNNNNNNNNNNNNNNNNNNNNNNNNNNNNNNNNNNNNNNNNNNNNNNNNNNNNNNNNNNNNNNNNNNNNNNNNNNNNNNNNNNNNNNNNNNNNNNNNNNNNNNNNNNNNNNNNNNNNNNNNNNNNNNNNNNNNNNNNNNNNNNNNNNNNNNNNNNNNNNNNNNNNNNNNNNGTGATCATTAGAACTGTGCTCTTTAGGATTATCAATTGCCTCAGTACAATGGATTTTTGTATGAGAAATTGTCAGATGGTGATTGGTGTACTTTGATGTAGGTGAGTGATAAAATGGTCCCTAGTGAACTGGTTAAGCTGATAGAGATACTAAACCCTCAGAACAAGCCTGGAAGGATTACAGTTATAGTGAGAATGGGAGCTGAGAATATGCGTGTTAAGCTTCCTCACTTGATCAGAGCAGTACGTGGAGCTGGTCAGATTGTGACTTGGGTTAGTGATCCAATGCACGGAAACACAATCATGGCTCCAAGTGGGCTAAAAACTCGTTCTTTCGATGCAATCAGGGTAATACTTCCTACTTACTTCATCTTCTGacttttgatataattttgtcTATGATTCATGTATTTGacattaaataaaatgaatttcatgGTGTGTATCAGGCTGAATTGAGAGCATTCTTTGACGTGCATGATCATGAAGGGAGCTTCCCTGGTGGAGTTCATTTAGAAATGACGGGACAAAACGTGACAGAATGTGTCGGAGGGTCACGCACCATCACTTACAAGGACCTAAGCTCACGTTACAACACTCACGGTGACCCAAGGCTCAACGCTTCTCAGTCTCTTGAGCTTGAGTTCATCATTGCAGAGCGTCTGCGAAAAAGAAGGCTCTATACTAAAAGTTGCTAAGTTTTCAGTAATCGAGTTTATGTACCAATGTGAAACATTGTTGTTTGTATGTTGGGGCTATGCTTTGTTTCATTAAAATATTGTGAGTGGTCGACTTGTTAAATCAGTTCTAAATAAAGAACGAAAGTTGTAAAATTTGACTCTGTTACAACGAAAATTATTTGACTCTGATTTTGGTAAGAAGATGTTGACTCTGATTCTTATGTTAatcatttgtaaattttatgaatCTGTGTAGTTTTCTTATTGTGATCGATAAATGTGTAAAAGAACTTAAGCTTGGTACTACAGAAGTTCATAGAGATTGAATCATTGTTATGATGCACAACTGTTTGTCTACGTCCTTGTGGTATTTGTTTGATAATTGTCTTTATCTGTGGTCAAAAGTTCAATCTCTGGTAAAGTTGTTTTAAGGGTCACTACTGATGTGATTTTATGTTAGTTTGTTCAATCTTTGTTGATGATTCATGTTAATCGAACCTACATGCACCCAAATATTAGTAGCCAGAACCTATAGGCACCCAAAAATTGTTCAATCTTTGTTGATGATTCATGTCAAtctttgtttggttgtaattaaTAGAATATTAAGGTGAATGTGAGGTCTTATGTATAACTAGATTACTTAGGTAGAAAATTTCATTATAACTTGAACTACTTGGTGCAACTGTAgtagaattattaaaataaatttcaatatggATCATATGAAAacgaataaaaaatagattttggcTGCGgaatattcatttaaaatcatcACACTGTGGTAAAATGAACCAAAGATATCatgatattagtaaaaaattatttggtatacacataattatacatagttATCCAGTTGTACAACTGTCACAAAtgccagctcaaacaaatttGTATTATTCTGGTAAGATTTTACAGCTGCCAAAAATACCTACTATCTACCACAGACTAGAAGTCTACCAATACATTACGAAAACtattgagaaaaacaaacaaagtataccaaaaatatctgtaaagGATGAGGTCTGTCCCATAACtctgtcgcaacaggccattagcctaccataaatatctttacTCCCTTTTACGTCTATCGATATACCGGCTAAAAACATAAGTCTATCATCAAGGGCAATTCCTCTACCAACTTAAGTGTACCAACAATACAACTACaaataagtgtaccaacactacaactaagtgtaccaaaacaATCGTACGTACACCTTGAATCAGACACCTTACTATACAAACTATAACTACCGACTTGATGTACCAGATAAATATACCGtcaaaggatcggtagacttaCTCCCagtttccaatgtttttttttccactaatggcattagccgtaattacgttttttcccaaTACTAGTTTGAAGGGTACTAAGGGTACACAATTTAGTCTAGTAATTACCAACAATTGTTTgctacttttgtaataaggaagcttttatgtaatattctagtaactctcccatatctttattataaaattgagattttctgagatgatttatgaatatatgtattatgaactattttttgtataaattctaTTAATACGGattaagttcaaaataaaaagcaTTAACTTATGTAAATTGGAAACACTATACTTTTGATACCTTGTTAAGATTTTgataatttgtaataaaaaattggaaaaaattgGTTGATAACATGATTTAAGCctctttattatttaaatgttaGACAGttcttaatatattatataagtaatatgttgaaaaataaaagaaaaacaattaaaagagcAACTATAATGAGTATATCTTGACTGAAGAATATTTCATTCTAGATAGTTAGCACATGGAAATGTATAGATAGTTTCCGTGCTATacaatttataatcttttacattttatttacttagtttCATACTCTGATTTTAACCCGTTTTGGCTACATGATACAATGTTTAAATCtgttttatcatataaatttggtaaaatctaaaaataaaacaaaacctgtATTAAAGCGATCATGTTTAGAAATCTAGATTTacctttttgatttattttttagttatatatattagattaaataaaatataatatttgtgatttcttagaACGTCTCTGCGTCGATGTGAagtgcaaaaaaatatttaataagttagatataatattttatattttaaaaatataaacaatgttgtatcttagttttaaaatatgtatgtcattattaaaaaatttagggatgcatatatttaatcttagttttataaataaaattaagttttataattgttctaaatagtttattattgtttcctaagatttctgaaataGTAAATGAAATCTGTTagaataatttcattaaataatttcaaaaatattgggctataatttcattaaatattttttatttttctaaaatattgttgttaaaatatatataatatatttttcacgtaaatatttattgttcaagattttttctgattttataagattttttgacttgaaaaataaaaagaaaataattaataaacactaaagaaataactatattaatatttacgtgaataattttttcttttaataactatattaataaaaaaatctgttttctggttacaacaaattaatattaagatgaGGTTATTATATTTGGTAATTAAATAtagtggcattttgtgtaatataccACATGGgagtagggttatttgtttaaaaggttgcttaaataatataatagagatatAAAGATAAAATACTTTTAGTCAAACCATATTTAAATgagatatttttattcaaaaaaaaaaatatgaggtacagtattaaacttccaaataaaaaatagatgaagtattttaaagttttttccaTAAAGTTAGTCAATGAAGTATTAAAGGTGATGAAAAATTTGTATTGACCAAATTATATTCACtctcataaattcataatcatAATCTATATAGATTACATAGTTACTTaattacaacatatatatgtagtagAAGAGATTCCTAAATTATAtggaaacaaatacaaaaagaaatctaaacaataaatgtagataatattcttaaattatatggaaacaaatacaaaaagaaatctaaacaataaatatagatagataatattcttattaaTTTGATGACCTTCTTGATATCTTTCTATAACATCACCACAATAGAGTCAACTTGCATTTGCTTCCATCATAGCAACTAGCAACTCACATTCCTCACTCTATAAAATACCCTTACTTTTTATTCTCACTTCTTCACTTCACTAGTAAACGTGATTTTTTCATATTACTCTAATTCTTTTATTCAGCAAACCCGAAAATGGTTTTAGTAGTGTTTAAGTTCGTGGTACTAATCATGTTTACCATGGATCTAAGGATCTCTCAAGCTACATCTCGTATCACTTTGCACGAGCCATCCATTGTTGATTACCACCAGCAATGGATGCTTAAATTTTCTCGAGTTTATGATGATGAATTCGAGAAACAAAGGAGGCTTGAAGTGTTcagtaaaaacttaaaattcatcGAAAACTTCAACAACATGGGAAATCAAAGCTACGAGCTTGGTGTCAATGAGTTCACGGATTGGACCGAAGAGGAGTTCCTTGCCACCCACACCGGTCTTAGGGACGTTAATGTAACTTCACCATCTGAAGTGGTTGATGAGACGATGTCATCTTGGAATTGGAACGTCAGTGATGTCATCAGCACAAGCAAAGACTGGAGAAAGGAAGGAGCTGTGACACCGGTTAAATCCCAAGGAGGATGTGGTAAGCTTGTCGTAATTGTGATTATAATATAAACAGTCACTACACATATAGCTGGTTCAAGTAGTCATTTAATGTGACAATTATACACATTTCACATGCGAAGCTTGATCCCCAAGTTATGATTATCAATCTAAGTTTAGAGTAATTAATACaagatttgttttgtaaattaagtaaccaatatatatatatatgcatgggcAGGAGGTTGTTGGGCGTTCTCATCGATTGCAGCGGTGGAAGGTCTGACAAAGATTGCCCAAAGAAACCTTGTATCACTGTCCGAACAGCAACTTCTAGATTGCGCCAGAGAGCATAACCAGGGTTGCAAGGGCGGAACAGAAGTAGAAGCTTAcaattacataataaaaaaccGAGGCATTGCTTCAGAAAATGAATACCCTTTCCATGGGAAAGAGGGCCAGTGCCAGACCAAAGCTAGACCCGCCGCAGTAATCAGAGGGTTGAGATACGTTCCAAGCAACAACGAACGTGCGTTACTCCAAGCCGTATCAGGACAGCCTGTCTCAGTGGCCATTGCCGGGACTGGTTTCTTTCATTACAAAGGGGGAGTGTACAATGCGCGCAACTGTGGTATTAGCGTGAATCATGCAGTGACGTTAGTTGGGTACGGCACGAGCCCAGAAGGGATCAAGTACTGGTTGGCTAAGAACTCTTGGGGTAAGACTTGGGGAGAGAATGGTTACATTAGGCTTCGTAGAGATGTTGAGTGGCCTCAAGGCATGTGTGGTTTAGCTCAGTATGCTTCTTATCCGGTTGCGTAACTGATTCGGTTAATTAGAGGATTTATATTGAAGTGATcatataatattgtttaaatgttgtctaaatCTACATCGAAACTTGAGTGTAGCCTGTAACAATCATTTATTTCTCCATAGATATGTACCCCTAATACCTCTTTTCGCTTTGATGGCTTTAGCGAATTTTAAGAAATCGATTTTATTGTTTGTATTGAATCATATGGTGAAAACTACTTCTAAAACGGGTTATGGAAAAAACTGTTTGTTTGGAAAATACGATTCCCGATGACAAGTTTGTTGGCATGTCGCGATCTCCAACATTCTGTTGGACTTTATCACTTTAAGATAAATCTGTTTTTGGTGGATTTCTCTTCATTCGATGGGAATGTTATACGCCACAACtctgttttagatttttttggctGAGTTTTAATTCCTTTGTGTGATTTGCTCCTT is from Camelina sativa cultivar DH55 chromosome 20, Cs, whole genome shotgun sequence and encodes:
- the LOC104771605 gene encoding phospho-2-dehydro-3-deoxyheptonate aldolase 2, chloroplastic-like, with the protein product MVPSELVKLIEILNPQNKPGRITVIVRMGAENMRVKLPHLIRAVRGAGQIVTWVSDPMHGNTIMAPSGLKTRSFDAIRAELRAFFDVHDHEGSFPGGVHLEMTGQNVTECVGGSRTITYKDLSSRYNTHGDPRLNASQSLELEFIIAERLRKRRLYTKSC
- the LOC104771606 gene encoding zingipain-2-like; its protein translation is MVLVVFKFVVLIMFTMDLRISQATSRITLHEPSIVDYHQQWMLKFSRVYDDEFEKQRRLEVFSKNLKFIENFNNMGNQSYELGVNEFTDWTEEEFLATHTGLRDVNVTSPSEVVDETMSSWNWNVSDVISTSKDWRKEGAVTPVKSQGGCGGCWAFSSIAAVEGLTKIAQRNLVSLSEQQLLDCAREHNQGCKGGTEVEAYNYIIKNRGIASENEYPFHGKEGQCQTKARPAAVIRGLRYVPSNNERALLQAVSGQPVSVAIAGTGFFHYKGGVYNARNCGISVNHAVTLVGYGTSPEGIKYWLAKNSWGKTWGENGYIRLRRDVEWPQGMCGLAQYASYPVA